The Actinomycetota bacterium genome segment CCAGGTGCGATTCCGGCGGCTCCAGGGCGATATCGGCGATGCGCGCGCCGTGCATCTCCAGCAGCCGCAGCTCGACCAGCTTGTCGATCAGGCTGCCGCCGCGGACCGCGAACAATTCGGCGTAGACGACGAAGACCACCAGCATGCCGGCGGTGAATTCTCCGCGCAGGGTCAGCCAGGCGCAGATCCAGATCAGCGCGATGCGCTGCAGGCCGAAGATCAGCTTCGACAGCGCGGAAAAGGTGGCGGCGACGCGGTTGATCGCCGCCTCGCGGTTGGCGACCTCGATGGTGGCGTTCGCCATCCGCGCCCGGCGCTCGGCCTGGCGGTTGGCGAGCTTGATCGTCTGCACGCCCTCGGAGCTGAGCGTGGACAGCATGACGTAGGTGGGCATGAAGCCTCCTGGGTCGCGGTTGGACCGTCCGCCCAGTTCTACCCCATAGGGCCCGCCCTCGGCTACTCCGCCGCCACAGCGCGCCACGGACGCGCGCTCCTCCTCTCTTTCGCGACCCTCCTCGTCGCCGCGCCGTCGAGCCCATGGCGGCGGGTCCCTCGACGGGCAGTACAGCCTCACCGTGCGCCGCGACCGCTGAGCGCGCGAAGATCCGCCTCGACGGTCCGCGGCTCGTGCTCGAGGGTCTCGTCGGGGATGCGCACGACGCGCCAGCCCTTGAGTGTGAGCGCGCGGTCGCGGGCGCGGTCGTCGACGAAGCGGCGCTCGCGGCCGCCGTCGACGACGGCGTGCTCGCTCGGCTGTACGCGCAGGCGCTGTGCGTCGTGGCGCCCGCCTACCTCGAGGACTACGTCGCCGCTTTCGACCTGCCCGTACGGACCGGCACCCGCGTGCAGCGGGTGCGTCAGGAGGGCAGCCGCTACGTCGTGACGGTCGGCGACCGCGAGCTCGTGGCGGACAACGTGGTCGTCGCGACCGGCACCTTCGGTGGGCCGTACACACCGTCGTTCGCGGACGAGCTCGACCCGCGCATCCGTCAGCTGCACTCGAGCGAGTACAAGAACCCGTCGCAGCTCCAGCCCGGTCCGGTCCTGGTCGTCGGTGCCTCGCACTCCGGCGCCGACGTCGCCCACGAGCTCGGCCCGCTCCACCAGACGGTGCTGGTCGGCCGGGACACCGGGCAGATGCCCTTCGACATCGAGAGCCCGATGTCCCGGTTCCTCTGGCCGGTGCTGTCGTTCGTCGCGCGGCGCCTGCTCACCATCAAGACGCCGATCGGGCGCAAGGCCCGCTCGAAGATCCGAGCTCACGGCGGTCCGCTCATCCGTTACAAGAACGCCCACCTGGAGGAGGCCGGTGTCGAGCGCGCCGGCGTCCGCGTCACGGGCGTGCGCGACGGTCTGCCCGTGGTCGACGACGAACGGATCTTGGACGTCGCGAACGTGATCTGGGCGACCGGCTTCCGGCAGGACTTCAGCTGGATCGAGCTGCCGGTCACCGGCGAGGACGGCTGGCCACGCGAGGAGCGCGGGGTCGTGGCCGACGCCCCCGGCCTGTACTTCGTCGGGCTGGCCTTCCAGTACGCGTTCGGCTCGATGCTGTTCGTCGGGGTCGGGCAGGACGCG includes the following:
- a CDS encoding peptidase domain-containing ABC transporter, encoding MPTYVMLSTLSSEGVQTIKLANRQAERRARMANATIEVANREAAINRVAATFSALSKLIFGLQRIALIWICAWLTLRGEFTAGMLVVFVVYAELFAVRGGSLIDKLVELRLLEMHGARIADIALEPPESHL
- a CDS encoding NAD(P)-binding domain-containing protein: MAAGPSTGSTASPCAATAERAKIRLDGPRLVLEGLVGDAHDAPALECERAVAGAVVDEAALAAAVDDGVLARLYAQALCVVAPAYLEDYVAAFDLPVRTGTRVQRVRQEGSRYVVTVGDRELVADNVVVATGTFGGPYTPSFADELDPRIRQLHSSEYKNPSQLQPGPVLVVGASHSGADVAHELGPLHQTVLVGRDTGQMPFDIESPMSRFLWPVLSFVARRLLTIKTPIGRKARSKIRAHGGPLIRYKNAHLEEAGVERAGVRVTGVRDGLPVVDDERILDVANVIWATGFRQDFSWIELPVTGEDGWPREERGVVADAPGLYFVGLAFQYAFGSMLFVGVGQDAAYVAEHLAGRSAATSPAVA